One Prolixibacteraceae bacterium DNA segment encodes these proteins:
- a CDS encoding peptidase domain-containing ABC transporter, whose amino-acid sequence MRSIERKRIKKTFVKQLYQSDCGVACLQSILRYHNIKNVSYQDIRTLSGTDRQGTSLLGLYEASKDFGLEAKGLRSSIDKLKESTDLAILHIRKDRVMEHYVVFFGMHKGKFLIGDPAVGVKCVNDYELEKVWMSKKCLRLTRTVSRENSSNSNSPQKSLVINLVKQDLNKIISSAVIGIVVAILSIITALITQKLIDNILPSKRTGELLVIGLLFLFILCFRSFLSYLRASILAEQTKTFNLRIISSFFKSLIELPKIVFDTRAIGDMVVRLNDTVRIQNFITNVIGNSLIDLMMLLTSLAFVLYHSSELFVVSTIIFCIFFIVILSLTKKVLNKQKAIMSSFSQVETNYIDSIQGIVEIKMSNQEEEFSRINKNTIAHNQDKVYDLNKFKAKLNVINGIVTALYLSIVLMFGANKVLSDEMQLGVFMAIFGLCSAAIPFVINLAMIIVPLNEAVSAFNRIYELTNVRAENRSGENVTEFESLEVENLSFNYPGRKRLLNNISFCVRKNELISIVGENGSGKSTITQLICRFYNPKEGRITINNKTDINSLELSQWRNTIGVISQDIHLFNGTIIENIAMSTSPEAINSTIERLKEIELIDLFNQFSDNIWTVVGEVGSNISGGQRQLIGIARALTKKSKLIILDEATSAMDVETETKIINIINTLKASVAFIFISHKVHILKNISDRLYLIDDGAINHWGNHQELMSTKNFYSTFWNKYFDSGFVHELQK is encoded by the coding sequence ATGAGATCAATTGAACGAAAAAGAATAAAGAAAACGTTTGTAAAACAATTATATCAGTCAGATTGTGGTGTGGCATGTTTACAATCGATATTACGATATCATAATATTAAGAATGTTTCTTATCAAGATATAAGAACTCTTAGTGGAACAGACCGACAAGGAACATCATTATTAGGATTGTATGAAGCTTCAAAGGATTTTGGGCTTGAGGCAAAGGGATTAAGAAGTTCTATTGATAAGTTAAAAGAATCAACAGATTTAGCCATACTTCATATAAGAAAGGATAGAGTTATGGAACATTATGTTGTTTTCTTTGGAATGCATAAAGGGAAATTTTTGATTGGAGATCCAGCTGTTGGAGTTAAATGTGTTAATGATTATGAATTAGAAAAAGTTTGGATGAGTAAAAAATGTCTTAGGTTAACTAGGACTGTTTCTCGAGAAAATAGTTCAAATTCAAATTCGCCTCAGAAAAGTTTAGTAATTAATTTAGTCAAGCAGGACTTAAATAAAATTATTAGTAGCGCAGTCATTGGCATTGTTGTGGCTATACTATCAATTATTACGGCTTTAATTACACAAAAGCTTATAGATAATATACTTCCTTCAAAGAGGACAGGAGAACTTTTAGTTATAGGTCTTTTATTCTTATTTATTTTGTGTTTCAGAAGCTTTCTTTCGTATCTAAGAGCTTCTATTTTAGCAGAACAGACTAAAACATTCAATTTAAGAATTATTTCATCATTCTTTAAGTCCTTGATAGAATTGCCTAAAATTGTTTTTGATACAAGAGCGATAGGTGATATGGTGGTACGGTTAAATGACACTGTTAGAATACAGAATTTCATTACAAATGTTATTGGCAATTCACTTATTGATTTAATGATGTTATTAACATCACTAGCTTTTGTATTATACCATTCTTCTGAGCTTTTTGTCGTATCTACTATTATATTTTGTATTTTCTTTATTGTAATTTTATCCTTAACAAAGAAAGTACTTAATAAACAAAAGGCTATTATGTCATCATTTTCGCAAGTTGAAACAAACTATATTGATTCTATACAAGGAATAGTCGAAATAAAGATGTCAAATCAAGAAGAAGAGTTCAGTAGAATAAATAAAAATACAATTGCACACAATCAGGACAAGGTATATGACTTAAATAAATTTAAGGCCAAACTGAATGTAATTAACGGCATCGTAACGGCTCTGTATTTATCAATAGTATTGATGTTTGGTGCAAATAAAGTACTTAGTGATGAAATGCAATTAGGTGTATTTATGGCTATTTTCGGGTTGTGCTCAGCAGCGATACCTTTTGTCATAAATCTGGCAATGATAATTGTTCCTTTAAATGAGGCAGTTTCTGCATTTAATAGGATTTATGAATTAACAAATGTAAGAGCTGAAAATAGAAGTGGAGAAAATGTTACTGAATTTGAGAGTTTAGAGGTAGAAAATTTGTCATTTAATTACCCTGGAAGAAAAAGGCTATTAAATAATATTTCGTTTTGTGTAAGAAAAAATGAGTTAATTTCTATTGTTGGAGAAAATGGGAGTGGGAAAAGCACGATCACTCAATTGATTTGTCGATTCTATAATCCCAAAGAAGGAAGGATTACCATAAATAATAAGACTGATATTAATTCGTTAGAGCTATCACAATGGAGGAATACAATTGGAGTTATATCACAAGACATCCATCTCTTTAATGGTACAATTATAGAAAATATTGCAATGAGCACAAGTCCAGAAGCTATTAACAGTACTATTGAAAGGCTAAAGGAGATTGAACTAATTGACCTGTTTAATCAATTTAGTGATAATATTTGGACTGTAGTAGGTGAAGTTGGAAGCAATATTTCGGGAGGACAGAGACAGTTAATAGGAATAGCAAGGGCATTAACGAAAAAGTCAAAGTTAATTATACTAGATGAAGCAACTTCTGCAATGGATGTTGAAACGGAAACAAAAATTATTAATATTATAAATACATTGAAAGCATCTGTTGCATTTATTTTTATTTCCCACAAGGTACATATATTAAAGAATATTTCTGATAGACTCTATTTAATTGATGATGGAGCTATAAATCATTGGGGAAATCATCAAGAATTAATGTCAACTAAAAATTTTTATAGCACATTCTGGAATAAATATTTTGATTCAGGGTTTGTTCATGAATTGCAGAAATGA
- a CDS encoding transposase, producing MAKTIKNHWDGIVKWMDTKLNNGILEGLNSIVQSAKRRARGFKKTENFITMIYLITGKLDFRKVNKHYRSF from the coding sequence GTGGCTAAAACAATAAAAAATCATTGGGATGGAATCGTTAAGTGGATGGATACTAAACTTAATAATGGAATTTTAGAAGGCCTTAATTCTATTGTCCAATCCGCAAAAAGAAGAGCACGTGGGTTCAAAAAAACAGAGAATTTCATTACGATGATATACTTGATCACAGGTAAATTAGATTTTAGAAAAGTCAACAAACATTATCGCTCTTTTTAG
- a CDS encoding IS3 family transposase: protein MKKSHQHILQERQLTYEFVSDNSTMFSVESMCKTLDISSSAYYEWKKDIPSQRKIAWEKDTRLVLKEYNESKCRYGSHKITAVLNQNGVSTSRNRVARIMKRNGIKSCICKSYKPQTTRSDHGKRVALNHLNREFKTNEPCKVWVSDLTYVPTEHGWLYLTAIMDLFDHSIVGWSMSEDMTAENTVMKAWEMAKRNRKPKSERLFHSDQGVRYVAEELKKRI from the coding sequence ATTAAAAAAAGCCATCAACATATTCTCCAAGAGCGACAGTTAACCTATGAGTTTGTGTCAGATAATAGTACGATGTTTTCTGTCGAGAGTATGTGTAAAACACTAGACATAAGTAGCTCAGCTTATTATGAATGGAAAAAAGATATACCATCCCAAAGAAAAATAGCATGGGAGAAGGATACAAGGCTCGTGTTGAAAGAGTATAATGAATCGAAATGTCGTTACGGTAGCCATAAGATTACAGCAGTTCTTAATCAAAATGGTGTCTCTACTTCAAGAAATCGTGTTGCTCGGATTATGAAACGAAATGGTATAAAAAGTTGTATTTGTAAAAGTTACAAACCTCAAACGACTAGATCAGATCATGGCAAACGAGTTGCACTAAATCATCTTAACAGAGAATTCAAGACTAACGAGCCTTGCAAAGTTTGGGTATCTGATCTTACATATGTTCCTACAGAGCACGGTTGGCTATATCTTACTGCAATAATGGATCTCTTTGACCACTCTATTGTAGGGTGGTCAATGTCTGAGGATATGACGGCAGAAAACACTGTAATGAAGGCTTGGGAAATGGCCAAACGCAATCGTAAACCTAAGTCCGAAAGACTATTTCACTCTGATCAAGGGGTGCGATATGTAGCTGAAGAATTAAAAAAAAGAATTTAG
- a CDS encoding transposase, which translates to MVGIDETSCKKGHNYVTLFVDLKERRTVHVSEGKGSDTIASFCEIIPHKKEEDMPIESDCIKQVSCDMSPSFISGVQKHLPKASITFDKFHIMKLINEAVDSVRRTECKEEECLKGHRYLFLRNKENYTKKQEESFNDLKISHSNLKSFRALRIRESFQDIYSYANTIEEFECLLKQWYY; encoded by the coding sequence GTGGTTGGTATTGACGAGACTTCATGTAAAAAGGGCCATAATTACGTAACACTATTTGTCGATTTAAAGGAACGAAGAACTGTACATGTCTCGGAAGGAAAAGGGTCTGACACGATTGCATCATTTTGTGAGATTATCCCTCATAAGAAAGAAGAGGACATGCCAATAGAATCAGATTGTATCAAACAAGTTAGTTGTGATATGTCACCCTCCTTTATTAGCGGGGTACAAAAGCATCTACCTAAAGCATCCATTACATTTGATAAATTTCATATTATGAAACTTATCAATGAAGCAGTGGATAGTGTTCGACGCACTGAATGTAAGGAAGAAGAGTGTTTAAAAGGTCACCGCTATTTGTTTTTAAGGAATAAAGAGAATTACACAAAAAAGCAAGAGGAGTCTTTTAATGATCTAAAGATATCTCATAGTAACTTAAAAAGTTTTAGAGCATTACGCATAAGAGAAAGTTTCCAAGATATTTATTCCTATGCTAATACGATTGAAGAGTTTGAATGTTTATTGAAACAATGGTATTATTAG
- a CDS encoding IS3 family transposase, with translation MIDHRHYRSIFQAKTEIFHFIEVWYNKKRIHSKLGYRSPLEFMELYNQCVA, from the coding sequence ATGATTGATCATAGACACTATCGTTCTATATTTCAGGCAAAAACAGAAATATTTCATTTTATAGAAGTTTGGTATAACAAGAAAAGAATACACTCAAAATTGGGCTACAGATCGCCATTGGAATTTATGGAATTATATAATCAATGTGTAGCTTAA
- a CDS encoding 6-bladed beta-propeller, with translation MNRRDLFLVLSISAFLLLNGCKRSNIPELKVQDTQPTQIVCDLSKGDMNKPLDINKEIDSVKYIRLETTQASLIGELDKVIVSDKYIICIDSDKENTVFLFDNTGRYLGKINQFGKEPNEYLEITACNLDIKNDRLYIYDRAKGRIHIYDMTGKPLGINKIPFVFDYFAWNHDGNLFYNNEATWREDKDGIASSRLFIGDVKGEISQRAFRITPEEVYRKSFGDNPFYYCQEELMYVKSYSDTIYSIKQHTIEAKYYFDFLGKGLSQYKQDCDFYEHFRVNAEKLDYTYGCGIFVRISG, from the coding sequence ATGAATAGAAGAGACCTTTTCCTAGTCCTATCGATCTCGGCATTTCTACTGCTTAATGGATGTAAAAGGTCCAACATCCCTGAACTAAAAGTTCAAGACACTCAACCAACACAAATTGTTTGTGATCTATCAAAAGGAGATATGAACAAACCTTTGGATATTAACAAAGAGATCGACTCCGTAAAATATATTAGGTTAGAAACGACCCAAGCCTCACTCATCGGGGAATTAGATAAGGTGATTGTTTCTGACAAGTACATTATATGCATTGATTCTGACAAGGAGAATACAGTCTTTCTCTTTGATAATACAGGTAGATATCTTGGGAAGATAAACCAGTTTGGCAAAGAGCCAAATGAATATCTAGAGATAACCGCTTGCAATCTAGATATCAAAAATGACAGACTCTATATCTATGATAGGGCCAAGGGGCGTATTCACATATACGACATGACAGGCAAGCCATTAGGTATAAATAAGATACCCTTTGTTTTTGACTATTTTGCATGGAACCATGATGGGAATCTATTCTATAATAATGAAGCCACTTGGCGTGAAGATAAAGATGGAATTGCATCCTCTAGACTTTTTATTGGAGATGTAAAAGGAGAGATATCTCAAAGGGCATTTCGTATAACCCCAGAAGAAGTATATAGAAAATCTTTTGGAGATAACCCCTTTTATTATTGCCAAGAAGAACTCATGTATGTGAAAAGCTATTCTGACACAATATATTCTATAAAACAGCATACCATAGAAGCCAAATACTACTTTGATTTTTTAGGGAAGGGACTTTCTCAATATAAACAAGATTGTGATTTCTATGAACACTTTCGTGTAAACGCAGAAAAACTAGATTATACATATGGATGTGGTATATTTGTACGGATATCAGGTTAA